Proteins from a genomic interval of Neovison vison isolate M4711 chromosome 4, ASM_NN_V1, whole genome shotgun sequence:
- the LOC122905228 gene encoding 60S ribosomal protein L27a, which translates to MPSRLRKTRKLRGHVSHGHGRIGKHRKHPGGRGNAGGMHHHRINFDKYHPGYFGKVGMRHYHLKRNQSFCPTVNLDKLWTLVSEQTRVNAAKNKTGAAPIIDVVRSGYYKVLGKGKLPKQPVIVKAKFFSRRAEEKIKGVGGACVLVA; encoded by the coding sequence ATGCCTTCCAGACTGAGGAAGACCCGGAAACTTCGGGGCCACGTGAGCCACGGCCACGGCCGCATCGGCAAGCACCGGAAGCACCCAGGAGGCCGGGGTAATGCTGGTGGCATGCATCACCACAGGATCAACTTCGACAAATATCACCCAGGTTACTTTGGAAAAGTTGGTATGAGACATTACCACTTAAAGAGGAACCAGAGCTTCTGCCCAACTGTCAACCTTGATAAACTGTGGACCTTAGTCAGTGAGCAGACACGAGTAAATGCCGCCAAAAACAAGACTGGAGCTGCTCCTATCATTGATGTGGTGCGATCGGGCTACTACAAAGTTTTGGGAAAGGGGAAACTCCCAAAACAGCCTGTCATCGTGAAGGCCAAATTCTTCAGTAGAAGAGCAGAGGAGAAGATCAAGGGTGTCGGGGGCGCCTGTGTTCTAGTAGCTTGA